A genome region from Pseudomonas sp. S06B 330 includes the following:
- a CDS encoding LysR family transcriptional regulator, with product MRMTLRQLQIFNEVCDLRSYSRAAEEMNLTQPAVSLQIRQLEELVGQPLFEYVGKKLYLTEAAEALQRASRDIFGRLESLDMQLSDMQGSLQGHLKLAVESSAKYFVPHLFAAFKRMHPEVNLTLTVVNRAQAIRRLSDNRDDLIIMSMVPQDMGLEFLPFLNNPIVAVAPPDHPLCKLEKLRLQDLEPHTLLVREQGSGTRKACEEYFKEKRVHFTQTLEVASTDAQRECVIAGLGIALLTRHALNLELATGVLCELPVEELPLYRSWCVVQAKAKRQSPVALAFLAFIRSERAQISALVERFSGNLPPIPATH from the coding sequence ATGCGTATGACATTGCGTCAACTACAAATCTTCAATGAGGTCTGTGACCTACGCTCCTACAGCCGGGCGGCTGAGGAGATGAACCTGACACAACCCGCCGTTAGTCTACAAATCCGTCAGCTCGAAGAACTGGTGGGGCAGCCGTTGTTCGAGTATGTCGGCAAGAAGCTGTACCTTACCGAAGCTGCAGAAGCCCTGCAGCGTGCCAGCCGCGACATCTTTGGCCGCCTGGAAAGCCTTGATATGCAGCTCTCCGACATGCAGGGGTCCTTGCAGGGGCACTTGAAGCTGGCGGTTGAGTCCAGCGCCAAATACTTCGTGCCGCACCTGTTCGCTGCCTTCAAGCGCATGCATCCAGAGGTCAATCTTACCCTCACCGTGGTCAACCGCGCCCAGGCCATCCGGCGACTTTCCGACAACCGCGACGACCTGATCATCATGTCGATGGTGCCGCAAGACATGGGGCTGGAGTTCTTACCTTTCCTCAATAACCCCATCGTCGCCGTTGCCCCCCCCGATCATCCCCTGTGCAAACTGGAAAAGCTGCGCCTGCAGGACCTGGAGCCCCATACGTTATTAGTACGCGAACAAGGCTCAGGGACACGAAAAGCATGCGAGGAGTACTTCAAGGAAAAACGCGTGCACTTCACCCAAACCCTGGAAGTTGCCTCCACGGATGCCCAGCGCGAGTGTGTGATTGCCGGCCTCGGCATCGCTCTGCTGACCCGCCATGCGCTGAATCTGGAATTGGCCACTGGCGTGCTTTGCGAATTACCGGTTGAAGAGCTTCCGTTGTATCGCAGTTGGTGTGTAGTGCAAGCCAAGGCCAAGCGGCAGTCGCCGGTGGCCTTGGCCTTTCTTGCGTTCATCCGTAGCGAACGTGCGCAAATCAGCGCGCTTGTTGAACGCTTTTCGGGGAACCTGCCGCCGATACCTGCCACACATTGA
- a CDS encoding PA3496 family putative envelope integrity protein, translating into MARELDGSYQPNAKSRKQQEKDQRRMEFRRAIESYSEQRRLLQEIADYPELQAINVWQVSAAGSPKSVQQAR; encoded by the coding sequence ATGGCTCGTGAACTCGATGGCTCGTACCAACCCAACGCAAAATCCCGCAAACAGCAGGAGAAAGATCAGCGCCGCATGGAGTTTCGCCGCGCGATCGAAAGTTACTCCGAACAGCGCCGCCTGCTCCAGGAAATAGCCGACTATCCCGAATTGCAGGCCATCAATGTGTGGCAGGTATCGGCGGCAGGTTCCCCGAAAAGCGTTCAACAAGCGCGCTGA
- the hexR gene encoding transcriptional regulator HexR: MNLLQHIAQSRHLLRKSELKVADHVLLDPAAVMHSSMADLAHSVGISEPTIVRFCRAIGCSGFQDLKLKLAQSLAAGASFGQFAIHEDDSVADYSLKIFDTTLHTLMEVREHLDPQALQRAVSAMAQAQRVEFYGFGASGAVAADAQHKFFRLLLTAAAYSDPHMQAMSAVTLKPGDVAICISQSGRSKDLLITANLVRESGATLITLCPSQTPLAELSTVNLAIDVHEDTEIYTPLTSRIAHLVVIDVLAMGVAMARGPSLVNHLKSVKRSLRSLRLSPKSVKAMDD, from the coding sequence TTGAATCTGTTGCAACACATCGCCCAGTCGCGCCATCTGCTACGCAAATCGGAACTGAAGGTTGCCGATCACGTGCTGCTTGATCCCGCAGCCGTCATGCACAGCTCCATGGCCGATCTTGCCCATAGCGTTGGTATCAGCGAGCCGACCATCGTGCGCTTTTGCCGAGCCATTGGTTGCTCCGGGTTCCAGGATCTCAAGCTCAAGCTGGCCCAAAGCCTGGCGGCGGGTGCCAGTTTTGGCCAGTTCGCTATTCATGAAGACGACTCGGTCGCTGACTACAGCCTGAAGATTTTCGACACCACCCTGCATACGCTGATGGAAGTGCGCGAGCACCTTGACCCTCAGGCCTTGCAGCGGGCAGTTTCGGCCATGGCCCAGGCTCAACGCGTCGAGTTTTATGGTTTTGGTGCTTCGGGTGCAGTGGCGGCTGATGCCCAGCACAAGTTCTTCCGCCTGCTGCTGACGGCAGCGGCGTACTCTGATCCGCATATGCAGGCAATGTCGGCAGTAACCCTCAAACCGGGTGATGTAGCCATCTGCATCTCGCAATCGGGGCGTTCCAAAGACCTGCTGATCACGGCCAACCTGGTTCGTGAAAGCGGCGCCACCCTGATTACCCTGTGCCCGAGCCAGACACCGCTGGCTGAGCTGTCGACGGTCAATCTGGCGATCGACGTCCACGAAGACACAGAGATCTACACTCCGCTGACTTCGCGTATCGCCCACCTGGTAGTGATTGATGTGCTCGCCATGGGTGTGGCCATGGCCCGCGGTCCGAGCCTGGTCAATCACCTCAAGAGCGTTAAACGCAGCTTGCGCAGCCTGCGTTTGTCACCCAAGTCAGTGAAGGCAATGGACGACTGA
- the zwf gene encoding glucose-6-phosphate dehydrogenase, which yields MTIPCDIMVFGGTGDLALHKLLPALYHLYREARLHPAVRIIALARSALPRTEFLKLAERRCRAQIARVDFDDDVWARFCARLDYFPMDASQSADFVRLARFLGEAGGLTRIYYLATAPNLFVPIANHLKIAGLVDHDARIVLEKPIGHSLESATAINEAIGAVFAESQVFRIDHYLGKETVQNLMALRFANALLEPVWRNNQVDHVQISVCETLGVENRGAYYDRAGATRDMLQNHLLQLLCLVAMEPPAQFEAEAVRDEKVKILRALKPIAGQDVQDKTVRGQYSAGKIGGQEVPAYYFEKDVDNDSDTETFVAVEAHINNWRWAGVPFYLRTGKRLAKRSSQIVIQFKPVPHRLFEGDQANQLLIQLQPDERISLQMMTKTPGKGMRLEPVELNLNLAQVFGQTRRWDAYERLLLDVLEGDSTLFMRRDEVEAAWAWIDPILNGWEEHFQAPRPYPAGSNGPEQAHSLLARQGSSWHG from the coding sequence TTGACTATCCCTTGCGACATCATGGTGTTCGGCGGCACCGGTGATCTGGCCCTGCACAAACTGCTTCCGGCGCTCTACCATCTGTATCGTGAGGCTCGCCTGCACCCCGCCGTGCGCATCATTGCCCTGGCGCGCAGCGCACTGCCACGTACTGAATTTCTCAAGCTCGCCGAACGCCGCTGTCGGGCACAGATTGCCCGCGTTGACTTCGACGACGACGTTTGGGCGCGCTTTTGCGCGCGCCTCGACTACTTCCCCATGGACGCCTCACAAAGCGCTGACTTCGTGCGTCTGGCGCGTTTTCTCGGCGAAGCGGGCGGACTGACGCGGATCTACTACCTGGCCACCGCACCAAACCTGTTTGTGCCCATCGCCAACCACCTGAAAATTGCCGGCCTGGTCGATCATGACGCGCGCATCGTCCTGGAAAAACCGATCGGCCACTCGCTGGAATCGGCCACCGCAATCAACGAAGCCATCGGCGCGGTGTTTGCAGAGTCCCAAGTGTTTCGCATCGATCACTACCTGGGTAAGGAGACGGTGCAGAATCTCATGGCACTGCGGTTCGCCAATGCCCTGCTGGAACCGGTATGGCGCAATAATCAGGTTGATCATGTACAGATCAGCGTCTGCGAAACACTCGGCGTAGAAAACCGCGGCGCCTACTACGACCGTGCTGGCGCTACTCGCGACATGCTACAAAACCACCTGCTCCAACTCCTCTGCCTGGTAGCCATGGAACCGCCCGCGCAGTTCGAAGCAGAAGCGGTGCGCGACGAGAAGGTGAAAATTCTCAGGGCGCTCAAACCCATTGCCGGCCAGGATGTGCAGGACAAGACGGTGCGCGGCCAGTACAGCGCCGGCAAAATCGGCGGCCAGGAAGTTCCGGCGTATTACTTCGAGAAAGATGTCGACAACGACAGCGATACCGAGACCTTCGTCGCCGTTGAAGCGCATATCAATAACTGGCGCTGGGCCGGCGTGCCGTTCTATTTGCGTACCGGTAAGCGCCTTGCCAAGCGTTCATCGCAGATTGTCATCCAGTTTAAGCCGGTACCCCATCGCCTGTTCGAAGGCGACCAGGCGAATCAGCTACTGATTCAGCTGCAGCCGGATGAGCGCATCAGCCTGCAAATGATGACCAAGACGCCAGGTAAGGGCATGCGCTTGGAGCCGGTGGAACTGAACCTGAACCTGGCTCAGGTGTTCGGCCAGACTCGGCGCTGGGACGCCTATGAACGGCTGCTGCTGGATGTGCTCGAAGGCGACTCTACGCTGTTCATGCGCCGTGACGAGGTCGAGGCGGCCTGGGCCTGGATCGACCCAATCCTCAACGGCTGGGAAGAGCACTTCCAGGCGCCCAGGCCCTACCCTGCCGGCTCCAATGGGCCGGAGCAGGCCCATAGCCTGCTGGCACGTCAGGGTAGTAGCTGGCACGGCTGA
- a CDS encoding putative bifunctional diguanylate cyclase/phosphodiesterase, whose protein sequence is MTSGFSSVDVPLGTRGSIRKQFATQLAVERTRLLYQGSLLPTLFMLLNGLVCAWLLWSPARSLLVSVWVVWLMALVALRVIQVAAFDSAMPERQAQPSWWRMFLLGSAFSGLTLASAAIALVPVDNFVQQAWVFGLLGAATLSASIAYAVSLPAFLSFTLPCLLPPIAFLFFNGDQHQWGWGWLGLILLGALLVVAWQVNRLIERGLLKRFQNQALIEHLQSAQQRSERLNQALAGEVQHRRLIEEQLREAQAGLESRLALALEASELGLWDWNLETDEIHHTQLRELFGLDSAQVRSVRNDLKPRLHPDDLPLLKRTLVEHLKGRTEDYRVEYRVRHSLGHWCWIEDRGRAVQHGADGRVLRMLGTRRDISAQKNQEQQQRLAATVFEAASEGIAILDPDFLLLAVNQAYCEVTGYCREELLSRNVLELPCSRDARRHSVAIEQALDQQGRWQGELVEARKNGELYPQWLQLNGVRDARGNISHVVGFFTDLSARRESEERLRYLAHFDELTGLANRALFRLRLHDAGQRVRLNGRSLALLHIDLDRFKLLNESLGHELADQLLKQMAQRIANAVPEADTVARLSGDEFAVLFDGYTNLSSLVRVTTRLLDKLRVPLRLEGHEMVISASVGISLLSDATFDLKALISQADMAKQHAKHLGGNSFQFYTENLRASTLERLQLENHLRKAIEERQLLVYYQPKLCLRQGRLLGAEALVRWQHPQWGMVPPSEFIGLAEETGLIAPIGEFVLRQACWQACEWQRQGLAPIRVSVNLSVYQLRQGKLVSLVRQVLEESGLAPQLLELELTESQLLDSVEHIITTFEQLHALGVKLAIDDFGTGYSSLSYLKRFPVDYVKIDQAFIRGLHEGSEDAAITRAIIAMAKSLDLKVVAEGVETPEQLALLRKQGCDEVQGYLISKPVDACAFSALLGRSMTRFLQ, encoded by the coding sequence ATGACATCGGGTTTTAGCTCCGTCGACGTGCCACTGGGGACACGTGGGAGTATTCGTAAGCAATTCGCAACGCAGTTGGCGGTAGAGCGCACCCGTCTGCTCTATCAAGGCTCACTGCTGCCTACCTTGTTCATGCTGCTCAACGGACTGGTCTGTGCCTGGTTGCTCTGGAGCCCGGCGCGATCGCTGCTGGTCAGCGTTTGGGTGGTCTGGCTAATGGCGTTGGTTGCCTTACGAGTTATACAGGTAGCTGCCTTTGACTCGGCCATGCCTGAACGTCAGGCTCAGCCGAGCTGGTGGCGAATGTTTCTGCTGGGCTCGGCCTTCAGTGGCTTGACCTTGGCCAGTGCAGCGATCGCTCTGGTCCCTGTGGATAACTTCGTACAGCAGGCGTGGGTGTTCGGCTTGCTCGGGGCGGCGACGCTATCGGCGAGCATTGCCTATGCCGTCAGCCTGCCAGCCTTTCTCAGCTTTACCTTGCCCTGTCTGTTACCGCCGATCGCTTTTCTATTCTTCAATGGCGACCAACACCAATGGGGATGGGGCTGGCTCGGGCTGATATTACTAGGTGCATTGCTGGTGGTGGCTTGGCAGGTTAATCGCCTGATTGAGCGCGGCCTACTCAAACGCTTTCAGAATCAGGCACTGATTGAGCATCTGCAGAGCGCCCAGCAACGTAGTGAGCGGCTCAATCAGGCGTTGGCAGGCGAAGTCCAGCACCGACGTTTGATCGAGGAGCAATTGCGTGAGGCACAGGCTGGCCTGGAGTCGCGCTTGGCGCTGGCGCTAGAGGCCAGTGAATTGGGGCTGTGGGATTGGAATCTGGAGACTGATGAGATCCACCATACCCAGCTACGCGAGCTGTTTGGGCTTGATTCGGCCCAGGTACGCAGTGTGCGCAATGACCTCAAACCGCGTCTGCATCCGGACGACCTGCCGTTGCTGAAGCGGACGCTGGTCGAGCACCTCAAGGGCCGCACCGAGGACTACCGCGTCGAGTACCGTGTACGCCACAGCCTGGGCCACTGGTGCTGGATTGAAGACCGCGGTCGGGCCGTGCAGCACGGTGCTGATGGCAGGGTCCTGCGCATGCTGGGCACGCGCCGCGACATTTCCGCGCAAAAAAACCAGGAACAACAGCAACGTCTGGCGGCCACGGTATTTGAGGCGGCGAGCGAAGGCATTGCCATCCTCGACCCGGACTTCCTGCTATTGGCCGTCAACCAAGCGTATTGCGAAGTCACCGGTTATTGCCGTGAAGAATTGCTCTCGCGCAATGTGCTGGAGCTGCCTTGCAGTCGCGATGCGCGGCGCCATAGTGTGGCCATTGAGCAAGCGCTGGACCAGCAGGGCCGCTGGCAGGGCGAGCTGGTGGAAGCGCGCAAAAATGGCGAGCTATACCCGCAGTGGCTGCAACTCAATGGGGTGCGTGATGCCCGCGGCAATATCAGCCATGTTGTCGGCTTTTTCACCGACCTGTCGGCTCGCCGGGAATCGGAAGAGCGTTTGCGTTATCTGGCGCATTTTGACGAGCTGACCGGGCTGGCCAACCGCGCACTGTTCCGCCTGCGCTTACACGATGCAGGGCAGCGAGTACGGTTGAACGGTCGCAGCCTGGCGCTGCTGCACATAGACCTTGATCGCTTCAAATTGCTCAATGAAAGCCTGGGCCATGAACTGGCCGACCAATTGCTCAAGCAGATGGCCCAACGTATCGCCAACGCTGTGCCGGAAGCCGATACCGTGGCGCGTTTGTCCGGTGATGAATTCGCCGTGTTGTTCGATGGCTACACCAATCTGTCCAGCCTGGTACGGGTAACCACGCGGTTGCTGGACAAGCTGCGTGTGCCGCTGCGCCTGGAGGGTCACGAGATGGTGATCAGCGCCTCGGTGGGTATCAGCTTGCTCTCAGATGCTACTTTCGACCTGAAAGCGCTGATCAGCCAGGCGGATATGGCCAAGCAACATGCCAAGCATCTGGGTGGTAACAGCTTCCAGTTCTACACCGAAAACTTGCGGGCCAGCACTCTTGAGCGCCTGCAGTTGGAGAATCACCTGCGCAAGGCCATCGAGGAGCGGCAGTTGTTGGTCTACTACCAACCCAAGCTGTGCTTGCGCCAAGGGCGGCTGCTTGGCGCCGAAGCCTTGGTGCGCTGGCAACACCCGCAGTGGGGCATGGTGCCGCCGAGTGAGTTCATCGGTTTGGCCGAAGAGACCGGATTGATCGCTCCGATTGGCGAGTTCGTCCTGCGCCAGGCGTGTTGGCAGGCCTGCGAGTGGCAGCGCCAAGGTCTGGCGCCGATTCGTGTCTCGGTGAATCTGTCGGTGTACCAATTGCGTCAGGGAAAACTGGTCAGTCTGGTGCGCCAGGTCCTGGAGGAGAGTGGCTTGGCCCCGCAATTGTTGGAGCTGGAGCTGACCGAGAGCCAGTTGCTCGATAGTGTCGAGCACATCATTACCACGTTTGAGCAATTGCATGCGCTTGGCGTCAAACTGGCGATTGATGATTTTGGCACCGGCTATTCATCGCTCAGCTACCTCAAGCGTTTTCCGGTGGATTACGTCAAAATCGACCAGGCCTTTATCCGAGGCCTGCACGAAGGCAGTGAAGACGCCGCGATAACCCGGGCAATTATTGCCATGGCCAAGAGCCTGGACTTGAAAGTGGTTGCCGAAGGCGTGGAAACCCCGGAGCAGTTGGCCTTGTTGCGTAAGCAGGGCTGTGACGAGGTACAGGGCTACCTGATCAGTAAACCCGTGGATGCCTGTGCATTCAGCGCTCTACTGGGGCGTAGCATGACCCGCTTTTTGCAGTAG
- the uvrD gene encoding DNA helicase II, with product MRDDLSLLLNSLNDAQRQAVAAPVGRQLVLAGAGSGKTRVLVHRIAWLIQVEQASPHSILSVTFTNKAAAEMRQRIEQLMGINPAGMWVGTFHGLAHRLLRAHWQEAGLNQNFQILDSDDQQRLVKRVIRELGLDEQRWPARQAQWFINGQKDEGLRPQHIQASGDLYLGTMRSIYEAYEAACQRAGVIDFSELLLRALDLWRDHPGLLEHYQRRFRHVLVDEFQDTNAVQYAWLRLLAKGGDSLMVVGDDDQSIYGWRGAKIENIHQYSADFPDAEMIRLEQNYRSTAGILKAANALIANNSDRLGKELWTDGGDGEPLSLYAAFNEHDEARYVVETIESALKTGLARSDIAILYRSNAQSRVLEEALLRERIPYRIYGGQRFFERAEIKNAMAYLRLLEGRGNDAALERVINVPPRGIGEKTVEAIRDHARHAEVSMWESMSLLIANKALKGRAASALAAFIELIENLAAKVMEMPLHLMTQTVIEQSGLIIYHQEEKGEKGQARVENLEELVSAARNFETSEEDAELSPLAAFLGHASLEAGDAQADEHEDSIQLMTLHSAKGLEFPHVFLVGMEEGLFPHKMSLEEPGRLAEERRLAYVGITRAMQQLVMTYAETRRLYGSETYNKVSRFVREIPAGLIQEVRLSNSVSRPFGSGQKQNTSSLFANANIPQTAFNLGQRVQHAVFGEGVILNFEGSGAQARVQVNFAEGSKWLMLGYAKLEAL from the coding sequence ATGCGCGATGATCTCTCTCTCCTGTTGAACTCCCTCAACGACGCCCAACGCCAGGCCGTAGCGGCCCCCGTCGGTCGTCAGTTGGTCCTGGCCGGTGCCGGCTCTGGTAAGACCCGAGTGCTGGTGCACCGCATCGCCTGGTTGATCCAGGTCGAGCAGGCCTCGCCACACTCGATCCTGTCAGTGACCTTCACCAACAAGGCTGCCGCCGAGATGCGCCAGCGTATCGAGCAGCTGATGGGCATCAATCCTGCCGGTATGTGGGTAGGCACCTTCCACGGCCTGGCCCATCGTCTGTTGCGAGCACACTGGCAAGAAGCCGGGCTGAACCAGAACTTCCAGATCCTCGACAGCGATGACCAGCAGCGCTTGGTAAAGCGCGTGATCCGCGAACTGGGCCTCGACGAACAGCGCTGGCCAGCACGCCAGGCGCAATGGTTCATCAACGGGCAGAAAGACGAGGGCTTGCGCCCGCAACACATCCAGGCCAGTGGCGATCTGTACCTGGGCACCATGCGCAGCATCTATGAGGCCTATGAGGCCGCTTGCCAGCGCGCTGGGGTCATCGATTTCTCCGAGCTGCTGCTACGTGCCCTGGACCTGTGGCGCGATCACCCGGGCCTGTTGGAGCACTACCAGCGGCGCTTCCGTCATGTGCTGGTAGACGAATTCCAGGACACCAACGCCGTGCAGTACGCCTGGTTGCGTCTGCTGGCTAAAGGTGGCGACAGCCTGATGGTGGTTGGTGACGACGACCAGTCGATTTACGGCTGGCGGGGTGCCAAGATCGAGAACATCCACCAGTACAGCGCCGACTTCCCCGACGCCGAAATGATCCGCCTCGAGCAGAACTATCGCTCCACCGCTGGCATCCTCAAGGCTGCCAACGCCCTGATCGCCAACAACAGCGATCGTCTGGGCAAGGAGCTATGGACCGATGGCGGCGATGGCGAACCTTTGAGCCTGTACGCGGCCTTCAACGAACACGATGAAGCGCGCTATGTGGTAGAAACCATCGAAAGCGCGCTCAAGACCGGTCTGGCCCGTAGCGACATTGCCATCCTCTATCGCTCCAACGCCCAATCGCGGGTGCTGGAAGAAGCCTTGCTGCGTGAGCGCATTCCCTACCGTATCTACGGTGGCCAACGCTTCTTCGAGCGTGCCGAGATCAAGAACGCCATGGCTTACCTGCGCCTGCTTGAAGGTCGCGGTAACGACGCAGCGCTAGAACGGGTTATCAACGTACCGCCACGCGGAATCGGCGAGAAAACCGTCGAAGCCATTCGCGACCACGCTCGGCACGCCGAAGTGTCGATGTGGGAATCGATGAGCCTGCTGATCGCCAACAAGGCGCTCAAAGGCCGCGCTGCCAGCGCCCTGGCGGCGTTTATCGAACTGATTGAAAACCTTGCCGCCAAGGTCATGGAAATGCCGCTGCACTTGATGACCCAGACGGTCATCGAGCAGTCCGGGCTGATCATCTATCACCAGGAAGAAAAAGGTGAAAAGGGTCAGGCACGGGTAGAAAACCTTGAGGAACTGGTCAGCGCCGCGCGCAACTTCGAAACCAGCGAAGAAGACGCCGAGCTTTCACCGTTGGCCGCGTTCCTCGGTCATGCGTCCCTGGAAGCCGGCGATGCCCAGGCTGACGAGCACGAAGACAGTATCCAGCTGATGACCTTGCACAGCGCCAAAGGCCTGGAGTTCCCGCATGTGTTCCTGGTCGGCATGGAAGAGGGTCTGTTCCCGCACAAGATGAGCCTGGAAGAGCCTGGCCGTCTGGCGGAAGAGCGCCGTCTGGCCTATGTCGGTATCACCCGGGCCATGCAGCAACTGGTCATGACCTACGCCGAAACCCGTCGCCTATATGGCAGCGAAACCTACAACAAGGTTTCCCGTTTCGTACGCGAGATTCCGGCGGGACTGATTCAGGAAGTGCGCTTGTCCAACAGCGTCAGCCGCCCTTTCGGTTCCGGCCAGAAGCAAAACACCAGCAGCCTGTTCGCCAACGCGAATATTCCGCAGACCGCCTTCAACCTTGGCCAGCGTGTGCAACACGCGGTGTTCGGCGAAGGCGTGATCCTCAATTTTGAAGGTTCCGGCGCCCAGGCACGGGTGCAGGTCAACTTCGCCGAAGGCAGCAAATGGCTGATGCTCGGCTACGCCAAGCTGGAAGCCCTGTAG
- a CDS encoding Tim44 domain-containing protein, with translation MQRFLSIALALCIGLTMSLDANAKRMGGGKSSGAAPMHQTRQAAPTTPAASPTAPGRAPAAASGASRWLGPLAGIAAGGLLASMFMGDGFDGMQIFDILIIALIAFLVFRFIAARRRKQQPQMAAAGHAPFQREAHQQPAQSSIFGGSAAPAAAARPVINAPAWFNEQSFLAAARNHFQTLQQHWDANEMDKIAEFVTPQMLQFLKQERAELGDGFQSTYIDNLDVQLDGVDDRADKTIATLTFSGVSKTSRFDQGEVFSESWNMERAQGENQPWLVAGIRQNG, from the coding sequence ATGCAACGTTTTCTTAGCATCGCCCTGGCGTTGTGCATCGGCCTGACGATGAGCCTCGACGCCAACGCCAAACGCATGGGCGGCGGTAAAAGCTCGGGCGCCGCGCCTATGCACCAGACCCGCCAGGCTGCCCCGACTACACCGGCCGCCTCGCCAACCGCTCCAGGTCGCGCACCTGCCGCTGCCAGCGGTGCCTCGCGCTGGCTCGGCCCTCTGGCCGGTATCGCCGCCGGTGGCCTGCTGGCCTCGATGTTCATGGGCGATGGCTTCGATGGCATGCAGATCTTCGACATCCTGATCATCGCGTTGATCGCCTTCCTGGTGTTCCGCTTCATCGCCGCCCGTCGCCGCAAGCAGCAGCCACAAATGGCCGCCGCCGGTCACGCGCCGTTCCAGCGTGAAGCGCACCAGCAACCTGCTCAGTCGTCGATCTTCGGTGGCTCCGCCGCACCTGCCGCGGCTGCCCGTCCGGTCATCAATGCGCCGGCCTGGTTCAACGAGCAAAGCTTCCTGGCAGCTGCCCGCAACCACTTCCAGACGCTGCAGCAGCACTGGGACGCCAACGAAATGGACAAGATCGCCGAGTTCGTCACCCCGCAGATGCTGCAGTTCCTCAAGCAGGAACGTGCTGAGCTGGGTGACGGCTTCCAGTCCACCTACATCGACAACCTGGATGTGCAACTTGACGGTGTTGATGATCGTGCCGACAAGACCATCGCCACCCTGACCTTCAGCGGTGTGTCCAAGACCTCGCGCTTCGACCAGGGCGAAGTGTTCAGCGAAAGCTGGAACATGGAACGCGCTCAGGGCGAAAACCAGCCTTGGCTGGTCGCCGGGATCCGCCAGAACGGCTGA
- a CDS encoding SMI1/KNR4 family protein, with product MEEVIEQLREANEPVPVPLELPDEDQLVEIEEELFINIPFVFKEFLLTVSDVVYGSLEPVTVTDPQSHTYLPEVAANAWDSGVPRDLIPICQDGDDYYCVEEDGTVVLWSGEEELVTEESWESVWHWARDVWLES from the coding sequence GTGGAAGAAGTCATCGAACAGCTCCGAGAAGCCAATGAACCGGTACCGGTGCCACTGGAATTACCGGACGAAGATCAGTTGGTCGAAATCGAAGAAGAGTTGTTCATCAACATTCCGTTCGTCTTCAAGGAATTCCTGCTGACGGTCAGCGATGTGGTCTATGGCAGCCTGGAACCCGTGACTGTCACCGATCCGCAGTCGCACACCTACCTGCCAGAGGTAGCGGCCAACGCCTGGGATTCCGGCGTCCCGCGGGACCTGATCCCAATCTGCCAGGATGGCGACGATTACTACTGCGTCGAGGAAGACGGCACAGTCGTGCTGTGGTCCGGCGAAGAAGAGCTCGTCACCGAAGAAAGCTGGGAATCGGTCTGGCACTGGGCACGAGATGTCTGGCTGGAAAGCTGA